In bacterium, one DNA window encodes the following:
- a CDS encoding DUF362 domain-containing protein: MEGKQSRRTFLKGITAAGAGLLVGGKLAPVFAKENKYSSTVINVRNKNAQDAAHKFNAEIIQAMVFEGVRKMSNTRTDTAAWSTYFTPKDVVGIKINCLFGPGASTHAEVVNAVIAGLKLAGVKPDNIIVWDRSDGDLAKNGYEINRDKPGVKYFGTNSDYDTAETQQGSFKGRLSKILTERITALVNVPILKDHGIAGVTLSFKNHYGSINNAGAQHGNNCNPFLADLYSVPVIRSKTRLIVCDAIRPLANGGPGLNPGFLWDYNGILVGTDPVALDHSGWQIIEDRRKEIKLPTLAEAGRPVGYLETAAKLGLGTNAPSKIRVVENFKI; this comes from the coding sequence ATGGAAGGAAAACAATCTAGAAGAACTTTTTTAAAAGGAATTACCGCAGCAGGAGCAGGGCTATTAGTCGGTGGAAAGCTGGCTCCGGTTTTTGCGAAAGAGAATAAGTACTCTTCAACGGTTATCAACGTCCGCAATAAAAATGCGCAGGATGCGGCACATAAGTTCAACGCGGAAATTATTCAAGCGATGGTTTTTGAGGGCGTTCGCAAAATGAGCAATACCCGTACTGATACCGCCGCTTGGAGTACTTATTTTACACCGAAAGATGTAGTCGGCATCAAAATTAACTGCCTTTTCGGCCCCGGAGCATCAACCCATGCTGAAGTAGTTAATGCAGTTATTGCAGGATTGAAGCTGGCGGGAGTGAAGCCGGATAACATTATCGTTTGGGATCGTAGTGATGGTGATTTGGCAAAAAATGGCTATGAGATTAATCGAGATAAACCAGGGGTGAAATACTTTGGGACTAACTCCGATTATGATACAGCCGAAACTCAACAAGGCTCATTTAAAGGCCGCTTGAGCAAAATTCTAACCGAACGTATTACCGCCCTTGTGAATGTGCCTATTCTTAAGGATCATGGCATTGCAGGAGTTACTCTTAGCTTTAAGAATCATTATGGCTCGATAAATAATGCGGGAGCGCAGCATGGTAATAACTGCAACCCCTTCCTCGCCGACCTCTATTCTGTTCCGGTTATACGCAGCAAGACGCGTCTTATTGTCTGCGACGCAATTCGTCCGCTTGCTAATGGCGGCCCTGGTCTTAATCCTGGCTTCCTGTGGGATTATAACGGTATTCTCGTCGGCACTGATCCGGTAGCGTTAGATCACTCCGGATGGCAGATCATCGAGGACAGGCGCAAAGAGATTAAGCTTCCAACTTTAGCGGAAGCGGGTAGACCGGTTGGTTATTTAGAAACGGCCGCTAAGCTTGGCTTGGGAACAAATGCCCCATCCAAGATTCGAGTTGTCGAAAACTTTAAGATTTAG
- a CDS encoding HD domain-containing phosphohydrolase, protein MNALTLVVLIVGLPVVIALCYHAWVVLPREMRAIYKQGLAAFARAIDARSNGLYGTTQQVVLLSLGVGQQMRFSGREMRRLEFAAYLRDIGLAAVPYRIINNLEQLTEAERFTFIRHAEAGAAMLENIVYLRELAPIVRYHHDFWNGDGILPRAKSARLPKEAAVIAAVTQYSFWKTAYGHDMALEMVRKGSGTQFNPETTRALSIILETHHEPNYWDMLRQSVAVFLT, encoded by the coding sequence ATGAACGCCCTGACGTTGGTTGTGTTGATAGTGGGACTTCCGGTGGTGATAGCGCTTTGCTATCATGCTTGGGTGGTTCTTCCTCGTGAGATGCGGGCGATTTACAAACAAGGTTTGGCTGCTTTTGCTCGCGCAATCGATGCTCGCTCCAACGGCCTTTATGGCACGACGCAACAAGTGGTTCTTCTATCTCTTGGAGTTGGTCAGCAGATGCGGTTTTCGGGAAGGGAGATGCGCCGACTTGAATTCGCAGCTTATCTGCGAGACATTGGCCTGGCGGCAGTGCCTTATCGCATTATTAACAATCTCGAACAATTAACCGAAGCAGAGCGTTTTACTTTTATTCGTCATGCCGAAGCCGGAGCAGCGATGCTCGAAAACATTGTGTATCTCCGCGAGTTAGCGCCGATTGTCAGATATCATCATGATTTCTGGAACGGTGATGGCATACTTCCCAGAGCCAAGAGCGCTCGTTTGCCTAAAGAAGCGGCTGTTATCGCCGCCGTGACTCAATACTCCTTCTGGAAGACTGCCTATGGACATGATATGGCCCTGGAAATGGTTCGGAAAGGCAGTGGAACACAGTTCAACCCCGAAACTACTCGTGCCCTCTCAATTATCCTAGAAACCCACCATGAACCCAACTACTGGGATATGCTCCGCCAATCGGTGGCTGTGTTTTTAACGTAA
- a CDS encoding HD-GYP domain-containing protein, protein MLRNNRLDGVPVSALLLTLTVCLALLVVGWFNSPIEVREWQAIIGLLVLALAAELLPVQLGNTGIHVTATMPVICAAIVVHGALAGGLIDGFVTMFAGYMALRRRKDIHRWLWISFNASQAMISAIGAGILISLIPYSRASYLSTGMLWASILSVGLYMAINSSAVAWMKSRIEGRSMFYWLSTQWRMVGPKYVIHGLIALIVIAPYNLTHGWSMVAVFVPVLAARNYLRLRHRQMNTYRETVRALGLMIQHAHPYTSGHLYRVSVWGAKTASCLGLSEEDAELVSDAAMLHDIGKIAVSEEILDKPGKLNEDEWKVIHKHPETGAQILSEITLFESLSDWVGSHHERPDGKGYPHGLRDDQIPIQSKIIAVVDAFDAMVVDSEIGEKRPYRMPRTLPEAIQELRNNAGSQFDPKVVAAFTEVVEGMNV, encoded by the coding sequence GTGCTTCGAAATAATAGATTAGATGGAGTGCCGGTGTCAGCGCTTTTGCTGACGCTGACGGTATGTTTAGCGCTCTTAGTAGTTGGCTGGTTTAATTCGCCGATCGAAGTCCGCGAATGGCAGGCTATTATTGGCCTGCTTGTTCTCGCGTTGGCTGCTGAGTTGCTGCCTGTCCAATTGGGCAATACAGGAATTCACGTCACAGCTACCATGCCGGTCATCTGTGCGGCCATCGTCGTCCATGGCGCTCTTGCTGGTGGTTTAATCGATGGGTTTGTTACGATGTTTGCCGGGTATATGGCTCTGCGCAGACGTAAAGATATTCACCGTTGGCTGTGGATAAGCTTCAATGCCAGCCAGGCAATGATTAGCGCAATTGGCGCAGGAATTCTTATTTCCCTCATTCCTTATTCACGCGCAAGCTATCTCTCAACAGGAATGTTATGGGCATCCATCCTCAGCGTCGGCTTATATATGGCAATCAATAGCTCTGCTGTTGCCTGGATGAAATCACGTATCGAAGGGCGTTCGATGTTTTATTGGTTGAGTACCCAATGGCGGATGGTTGGCCCTAAATATGTGATTCACGGCTTGATAGCGCTGATTGTGATCGCACCCTATAACTTGACGCATGGCTGGTCGATGGTTGCTGTCTTCGTCCCTGTCCTTGCTGCTCGTAACTACCTGCGATTGCGGCATAGGCAGATGAATACCTATCGAGAAACTGTTCGCGCACTTGGCTTGATGATCCAACATGCACATCCCTACACTAGCGGCCATCTTTATCGCGTATCTGTTTGGGGAGCAAAGACTGCTTCTTGTTTGGGATTAAGCGAGGAAGATGCAGAACTGGTGTCTGATGCAGCGATGCTTCATGATATTGGGAAAATCGCTGTCAGTGAGGAAATACTCGATAAGCCAGGCAAGCTAAATGAAGATGAATGGAAAGTCATCCATAAACACCCTGAAACAGGCGCACAGATTTTGAGCGAAATAACTCTTTTCGAGTCACTTTCCGATTGGGTCGGTTCCCATCATGAGCGCCCAGACGGTAAAGGCTACCCGCATGGTTTAAGGGACGATCAGATTCCCATCCAATCTAAGATTATCGCCGTTGTTGATGCTTTTGATGCGATGGTGGTTGACAGTGAGATTGGCGAAAAACGTCCTTATCGCATGCCGAGAACCTTGCCTGAAGCGATTCAAGAACTACGAAATAATGCCGGCAGCCAGTTTGATCCGAAGGTGGTAGCCGCCTTTACTGAAGTCGTTGAGGGGATGAACGTATGA
- a CDS encoding ThuA domain-containing protein, producing the protein MPPNIVFIVGEPEYNSHISMPPVAEELQKKFGYETKVITSSIIPDEPDFLLSEFPGLEALADADLAVFFTRFRNISVEQFEIIKSYLESGRPVVGLRAANHAFKFPDDSPLQSWNEGFGRSIFGTPWRMHYGHESSTDVRVIPEMANHQILEGVENSFHVRSPLYYVMPLPGACKTLLEGTSIGPSDFEERVDNPVAWTNVSNEARVFYTSMGHPEDFENNSFKTLLFNGIQWALGK; encoded by the coding sequence ATGCCACCTAACATTGTATTTATCGTCGGAGAACCTGAATATAATTCACACATCTCGATGCCGCCAGTAGCTGAAGAACTGCAGAAGAAATTCGGTTACGAGACAAAGGTCATCACGTCAAGCATTATCCCTGATGAGCCGGACTTCTTACTGAGTGAGTTTCCCGGACTAGAGGCGCTCGCTGACGCAGATCTCGCAGTATTTTTCACTCGCTTTCGTAATATTTCGGTAGAACAATTTGAGATTATTAAATCTTATCTTGAATCCGGCAGGCCGGTAGTCGGCTTGCGCGCTGCAAACCATGCATTCAAATTCCCCGATGACTCACCCCTTCAAAGCTGGAACGAAGGCTTTGGCAGAAGCATATTCGGTACCCCGTGGCGAATGCACTATGGTCATGAATCAAGCACCGATGTTCGAGTTATCCCCGAAATGGCCAATCATCAGATTTTAGAAGGCGTGGAAAATAGTTTTCACGTACGTTCCCCGCTATACTACGTTATGCCCCTGCCTGGCGCATGTAAAACGCTTTTAGAGGGCACATCCATCGGCCCCAGTGATTTTGAAGAACGAGTGGATAATCCTGTCGCCTGGACGAATGTTTCCAATGAGGCGCGTGTTTTCTACACTTCAATGGGTCACCCTGAAGATTTCGAGAACAATTCCTTCAAAACCCTCCTTTTCAACGGCATCCAATGGGCGCTGGGAAAATAA
- a CDS encoding D-lyxose/D-mannose family sugar isomerase, protein MLTRKEFETAQVRALEYMKKAGVALTDEETKRIEVADFGLSELNSSGLELAVLINNDRYCVKQLALFPRQTCPEHVHPPINGEIGKQETLRCVWGEIFLCVEGESTPNPKAQPPASRKSTYTSWNEIVLKPGQQHTVVPGTLHWFQGGDQGAVAIVFSSTSRDESDVFTDPDIKRATIIED, encoded by the coding sequence ATGTTAACTCGAAAAGAATTTGAAACAGCCCAAGTGAGGGCGCTTGAATATATGAAGAAAGCCGGAGTGGCGCTCACTGACGAAGAGACGAAGCGGATTGAGGTGGCGGATTTTGGATTAAGTGAGTTGAACTCTTCAGGGCTTGAGTTAGCTGTTTTGATAAACAATGACCGGTATTGCGTGAAGCAACTCGCGCTCTTTCCGCGACAAACTTGTCCGGAACATGTCCACCCGCCGATTAATGGCGAGATAGGGAAGCAGGAGACTCTTCGATGCGTTTGGGGTGAAATCTTTCTTTGCGTTGAGGGTGAATCAACCCCTAACCCAAAAGCCCAGCCCCCTGCTTCACGCAAGTCCACTTACACTTCCTGGAATGAGATTGTGCTTAAACCAGGACAGCAGCATACCGTTGTTCCGGGCACCCTCCACTGGTTCCAAGGCGGAGACCAGGGTGCAGTTGCCATCGTTTTTTCCAGCACCAGCCGTGATGAATCGGATGTCTTTACCGATCCTGATATCAAGCGCGCAACGATTATCGAAGATTAG